The Actinomycetota bacterium genome includes the window GGAGCTTTGATGATAATGCAGCTGGGTATGGGAAAAGACCTGGGTTTTGTTTTAGCTAAAGGGGTAGTGATAAGCCTGATTACCACTCTTACCTTCCTGCCGGCTTTGGTGCTGGCCACCGACCGGTGGCTGGACAAGGCTACCCATAGAATATTTTTACCCCGCTTTAATCTCATATCCAAATGGATATTGAAGTTCAGATGGGTTTTTTTAGTTATACTGCTGCTGGCAGTGATCCCTGCCTATATAGCCCACAACAACTTGGACTATTATTTCTCTACCGGCAAAATGCTGTCTGAAGATGCCCAATCCATTAAAGATACTGAATATTTAAAACAGGAGTTTGGCCAGGGAGACATAATTTACGTTATAACTGAAGACGGGCACCGGTTAGAACAGGAAGCAATGGCTGATGAGATAGAGGATCTGGAGCATGTTTCCCAGGTAAGCGGACTGTCCCAGGTAGCTGATCCCTACCTGCCCCAGCAGATGCTGCCCTCCCAGGCTATAGAACAATTCAGCAAAGGCGGCTATACCCATATCTATGTGCAGCTAACCAGTGAGCGGGACAGCCCCCAGGCTACTGATACCATACAACAGATTAGGAACATAGCCGGCCGCTATTTTAACCATTATTATGTGGCAGGAGAAGCAGTGCTTACCAGCGATATGGCCGCCATAGCCCCACGAGACCTAAAATTGGTAAATATCCTGTCTATAAGCCTGGTGGCCATAATTTTGGCTATAACCTTTAAGTCTATATCCATACCAGCCATACTTATCCTCTTAATTGAGGCTGCCATATGGATTAACTTAAGCATCCCCTACTGGGGCACGGGCGAGGTGTCTTTTATGACCCCTATCTTTATCGGGGCTATCCAGCTGGGAGCCACTATTGATTATGCCATACTGTTTACTTCCAGCTACCAGGAATCGCTAAAACAAGACCTGGATTGCAGCCAGGCAGCACAGGAAGCCATAACCAATACCGGACAGTCAATCCTGACCAGCGCCCTTATACTGCTGGTAGCTACCCTGGCTATTGCTTTGTTTACCAGTGTCAAGGCTACTGCTGAATTTACCTTTTCCATTGGCCGGGGAGCGGTAATAAGTATGGCTTCCATCTTTTTAGGGCTGCCCAGCCTGCTGGTAGCCCTGGATAAAATTATAGGCTGGACTACCTGGAAATGGAGAAAAAATTAAAAGAAGGGATAAGCTATGAAATTTAAATACACTCATAAAATAATGACTGCAATAATATTTCTTCTGGCTGGACTACTGACTTTTTCCAGCTTGGGTTTCACTGCTGCTGTAAACAAAAACGAGACTGTATTTGTGTCTTTGGATTACCAAGGCCAGGCCACTAATATAGAAATAGTAAACTGGGCCCAGGCCAGCGGTAAATTAGGCCCCCAGGGCTGGACTGATTGGGGAAACTACAGTCAGATAGAAAATTTGACCGGGCCCCAGCAGCCGGAAAGGGAAGGAGATAAATTAATCTGGCCGGAGGAAGCATTTCAAAACGGCAATCTTTTTTACCGGGGGACCATTGACCAGGAGCTTCCTTTAGGCATAGAAATTGATTACTGGCTAAACGGCCAAGAAATTGAGCCGGAACGCTTGCCGGGAGCTGCCGGAGAACTAAAGATTAGTATAAATATAACCAACCTGTTAGAAAAAGAGCAGGAGATAACCTATGCTGGCTACCAGCAGAAAAACTTGAGCCGGACCGAACAATATTATATACCCCTGATGGTACAGGTATCACTGGAAGTTGACCTGGAAAATTTCCGCGATATAAGGTGCCCTGATGCCATTAAAACAGTAGTGGGCAGGACCATGAACATAAGTTTTGCTACCATCCCCTATCCTGAACAGGAATTTACGGTTACCATGGTATCTGACCATATTGAGCTGAATCCTATTAATATAGTTGCTTTCCCTTCCGAAATACCCCAGGCTGAATATCAGGACCTTAGCCAGGATTTAAATGACCTTGCTGACGGCCTGGGCCAGATAAGCGAAGCTTTATCCGAGGCCAGCCAGGGAACTGAAAAATTTAAAGATGGTGTAGCCGAACTTAAACAGGGAACAGTAGAATTGGTAGACGCTATTTCTTCTATAAACCATGGAGCCTATACCTTGTCGGAAAATGCGGACAAGATAACCGGGGGCTTATCCGGACTGGCCAAAGGTTCAGAAACATTCTATGAGCAAAGCCAGCAGCTGCTTCCGGGGGCCGAGCATCTGGCCCAATCAGTAACCCCTATGGGAGATGCCTTAAAACAGCTGGATTCCGGAGCAATGGACCTGGCTAGGGGAACCGGCCAGTTTCAGGAAGGTTTAAATCTTTTAGCCTCTACTAATGACTCTCTGGCCATGGCCGCCCAGGCCGCTTTATCTGATCCTGAATTAAATGTTTTGCTGGCTTCTGACCCTGAACTGCTGGGACAGGTGCAGGCAGTTCTAAACGGAGTGCTGGCAGAAAGGATTATACTGCAGGGAGATGGCAGCCCGGCTAACCCGGGTCTTAAATCTGCCGCCGCCGGCATTAATCAGGGAGCGGCTGAAATAAGCAAGGGCATCAGCGGTTTTTACCAGGGATTTAATAATTTCAGCCAGGGAATGGCACAGTTTTTAGAGCAGATTAAAAACCTGCCCCCGGCTATAGGCCAGCTAAATGAAGGAATAGAAAAACTTTATGCTGGCTGGAATAGTTATAGCCAGGGAATTGGAGACCTTTACTCCGGCACCCAAAAGCTTTGGGACAATATTCAGGGGATGCCCCAGGATATAGGACAAATGCAGCAACATATAAACGATTTGGCCCAGGGAATCTCTGAAATTAATGAGCAAGGAGTAGAAGAGATAAATTCAGAACTGGGCCAAGGTATAGACCAGATTAACTTGGGCCTAAAATTGCAGGAAACCATAAATTTAAGCGCGGAAAATTACAGTTCTTTTGCCCATCAGGATAATACCCGCAGCCAGGTACAATTTGTTATGCGCACTCCTGCCATAGAGGCCCCGCAGGAACTGGTTCCGGATACTGAACCAGATCCGCCCAAGACCTTCTGGGAAAAGCTGCTGGAACTGTTTAAGCCCTGAGGATGGATGAGCCCCGATATTGGTACTGGAAATAATATAGCCTGGATAGCAGGCCCGTTTCTAAGCTAAAAAGTAAAATAATTAGTCTTGGAAAGAGCCTAAATGATTAATATGATGTCTAGCAGTATTTGTATAGACACTACAGTTATAGAGGACTTTGGAGACCCGGGGAAAGCATTTAAACAAGAGATAAGCAGAAAAGACCGCAGGAACAACAGCCCTATAACCATTACATATTTTACCCTGGATCATTTATCCCCCATGTCCAATACCTAAAATTACATGCAGCTTTAAATCACTTTAGGATTTAACCAGAACCTTTTTAGAATATTTCCTGCTGCCCTTATTCTTATTGGATGAATGTTTATTGCCCTTAGAAAACCTGGGCCCTTTAGCTTTCTTACCGCCGCCAGAGCCATCAACCCTTATCTTCCTGCCCTTATAATCTTCATCTTCCAGCAGATCAATAACTTCATCCATAAAAGGCTCTTTTATATCCACAAAAGAATATGCCCCTTTAACATTTATCCTTTCAAACTTATCTGCAGCCAATCCGGTCATACTTTTAAGGTAACCATGCATCTTGGCCTTATTAAAACCATCCATGGTGCCTAGATTTATAAACATGCTCTTACCCTTTTTATTAGAATTCCTGGCCCTTTTATGATCCTTGCTTGCGAAATCTATATTCAGATCATTTTCTTTTCGGTAGTATTCTATAAACCGGTTAAACTCCATGGAAACCATCCGCTTTATTAGCTCTTCCTTATCCAGATGCTCAAGTTCGGCATATATAACAGGAAGGTATTTAGAAATCTCTTCCTGGTCTACCTCTACTCCCTGTATCTTTTTTATCAAACCCAGAAGCTGGACCTCACATACCTCTACCCCGCTGGGGACTTTATTATATACAATCTTTTTATTTATCTGTCTTTCAATTTGCCTGATCTTATGCATATCCTTGGTATTAGCAATAGAAATAGTTATACCTGATTTTCCCGCCCTGGCGGTTCTGCCGCTACGGTGAGTATATACTTCAATTTCATCCGGCAACCTGTAATTTATTACATGGCTGATATTGCTAATATCTATACCCCTGGCCGCTACATCGGTAGCCACCAGCAGCTGCAGGGATCTTTCCCGGTAAAGTTTCATTACCTTGTCACGGAAAGCCTGGCTCAAATCCCCATGCAGGGAATCCGCATTATAGCCATCTTTTACCAGCCTTTCGGCAATCTCCCTGGTCTCTATTTTGGTCCTGCAAAATACTATGGCAAAAATACCGGGATTAGCGTCTACAATCCTTTTAAGTGCCTTATAACGGTCCACTTCATGCACCACATAATAAATATGTTCGCTATTTTCTGCCGCAGAATTCTTGGCTCCAATGGTAACCTCGCAAGGATCAGCCAGATACCTTTTAGTTATCGAATGCATTCCGGCAGGCATGGTAGCTGCAAACAGCCAGGTCTTCTTCTCAGCAGGGGTAAATCCAAGTATGGCATCAATATCTTCACGGAAACCCATATTGAGCATCTCGTCTGCTTCATCAAGAACTGCATACCTAATTGTAGAAAGATCAATCTTCTTTCTCCTTATAAGGTCCGAAAGCCGGCCGGGAGTAGCTACCACAATGTGAGCGCCTTTTTTTATACTGCTTATTTGTTTCCCTATGCTGGATCCCCCATACACTGCAACTACCCTTACATCCTTAAGGTATTTACAGTAATCTTCCAGATCCCTGGTAATCTGGACACATAATTCCCTGGTAGGGGCCAGTATAAGGCCCTGCAGTACTTTTGAGCCAGTATCTACCAGGCTGATAAGAGGCAGGCCGAAAGCTGCCGTTTTCCCGGTTCCGGTCTGGGCCAAACCTATAAAATTACGGCTGCCATCCTTTAAGGCTGGTATTGACTGCTCCTGTATGGGAGTGAGTTTCTCAAACCCCATTTCCGAGATGGCCTTAATTAATTCTGTTTTTATTCCCAATTCTTCAAATTGATTCATTTTTATATCCAATACAAATAATATTTACTAATATGATGGTTTAAGGTGATGATAAAAGAAGATACTAATTTCCCGTCCAAGACCTGTAAAACTACCAGGGGGCCTAAATACATTTAAAATAGGACACTTATCCCTGCATCAGCCGCTAATTATAGCAGGTTGGCGCCATAATAGATAGATACAATATTAATACCTTATAATATAAATAACCCTATCTTTAAAATATTATAAAAAAGGGCAATCACCGGTGGGCCCCAATATTGGTACTTGAAATAATACAGCCTGGATAGCAGGTTCATTTCTAAGCCAAACATGGCAGTAAGGGAAGAGGCAGAAGATGAGGCTATTGGTTATGCGGAAGATAGCCTCTCCCCTATAGGGACCATAGACAAGCTTAGCCGCAAAGCCCAAAGCGGATACCGATAGTGGGCTTAGGGACAATAGAGAAGAATGCGTACACAGGCTGGCCGGCCAAAGAGGCCAAAGCATTATGGTCCTTAAAATGCTTGCATTAAATAATGAATCTGGCCGCTATATTAACAGGAGGCATAAGGAATACCGGAGGGATAGCTTGATCTAGAGTTTATTCAATAAAGTACTATGCAACCCGGATATATTGTAAGGCAGTTATCCAATTTGCATTAAAAATAAATTATTAAAGCTTAGAAGCGGATCCAGTCCAGCCACAATATTTGAAACACAAAACCTGAACCTTGTCCAACTATACAAGCATAAAAAAATAGCCTATCATATTATATTTATAATATTGGTAAGGGAGTGTGGGCATGGATATAGATATTGACACTTATATTCCGGGAAAAATAATATGTGTAGGAATGAATTACAAATCTCATATAGATGAACAGGACGGCAGGTTTCCAGCTAGACCGGTTCTTTTTTCCAAAGCAGTCAGCAGCATAATCAAAGACGGCCAATCCATACTTTATCCGCCCCAGGTCAAGGAACTGGACTATGAGGTAGAGCTGGCAGTAATCATAGGCAAAAAAGCCACAAAAGTAAATAAACAGGAAGTATTTGACTATGTCTACGGCTATACTATTATCAATGATGTAACCGCCAGGGATATCCAGAGGGACCAGGGCCAATGGTACCAGGGCAAGAGCTATGATACCTTTGCCCCTATTGGGCCCGCCATTATAGCTAAAGATGAAATTGAAGATCCCCAGAACCTTAATTTAAGATCATATGTAAATAAAGAACTGCGCCAGAATTCCAATACTTCTGAAATGATATTTGATATAGCTACCCTGATATCCTATATTACCCAGGCTATTA containing:
- a CDS encoding MMPL family transporter, translated to MDRFSRFIVKRPMAVIIIFALLIVPSILGMLHTDTNYDLLSYLPRSLNSVQGQDILDEVFGIGDTIYLITDSQKLWEAEKLKTGLMAIPGIEDVLWLDTYSDTAVPLEFMPEQIKENFISGSNTLMQIQINPDYEAQNGPIVQNIRQVAQDSRIAGYKAVIEDFQAIIDSEMGVYLLIGFIAIFIILALATTSILEPVLLLLSVGIAILINMGSNFFIGEISYITGSVAAVMQLAVCMDYSIFLIHRYHQEKKLCPACKEEAMARALSSMGPTVSSSALTTVAGFGALMIMQLGMGKDLGFVLAKGVVISLITTLTFLPALVLATDRWLDKATHRIFLPRFNLISKWILKFRWVFLVILLLAVIPAYIAHNNLDYYFSTGKMLSEDAQSIKDTEYLKQEFGQGDIIYVITEDGHRLEQEAMADEIEDLEHVSQVSGLSQVADPYLPQQMLPSQAIEQFSKGGYTHIYVQLTSERDSPQATDTIQQIRNIAGRYFNHYYVAGEAVLTSDMAAIAPRDLKLVNILSISLVAIILAITFKSISIPAILILLIEAAIWINLSIPYWGTGEVSFMTPIFIGAIQLGATIDYAILFTSSYQESLKQDLDCSQAAQEAITNTGQSILTSALILLVATLAIALFTSVKATAEFTFSIGRGAVISMASIFLGLPSLLVALDKIIGWTTWKWRKN
- a CDS encoding DEAD/DEAH box helicase, with protein sequence MNQFEELGIKTELIKAISEMGFEKLTPIQEQSIPALKDGSRNFIGLAQTGTGKTAAFGLPLISLVDTGSKVLQGLILAPTRELCVQITRDLEDYCKYLKDVRVVAVYGGSSIGKQISSIKKGAHIVVATPGRLSDLIRRKKIDLSTIRYAVLDEADEMLNMGFREDIDAILGFTPAEKKTWLFAATMPAGMHSITKRYLADPCEVTIGAKNSAAENSEHIYYVVHEVDRYKALKRIVDANPGIFAIVFCRTKIETREIAERLVKDGYNADSLHGDLSQAFRDKVMKLYRERSLQLLVATDVAARGIDISNISHVINYRLPDEIEVYTHRSGRTARAGKSGITISIANTKDMHKIRQIERQINKKIVYNKVPSGVEVCEVQLLGLIKKIQGVEVDQEEISKYLPVIYAELEHLDKEELIKRMVSMEFNRFIEYYRKENDLNIDFASKDHKRARNSNKKGKSMFINLGTMDGFNKAKMHGYLKSMTGLAADKFERINVKGAYSFVDIKEPFMDEVIDLLEDEDYKGRKIRVDGSGGGKKAKGPRFSKGNKHSSNKNKGSRKYSKKVLVKS
- a CDS encoding fumarylacetoacetate hydrolase family protein, which gives rise to MDIDIDTYIPGKIICVGMNYKSHIDEQDGRFPARPVLFSKAVSSIIKDGQSILYPPQVKELDYEVELAVIIGKKATKVNKQEVFDYVYGYTIINDVTARDIQRDQGQWYQGKSYDTFAPIGPAIIAKDEIEDPQNLNLRSYVNKELRQNSNTSEMIFDIATLISYITQAITLMPGDLVATGTPAGVGVFMTEKKLLQPGDEVICEIENIGRLANKVMRADDSNC